The window TGTCGCCACGGTTAATGCCGGGCGAAGCGCCGCCAACTGGCGCGAGAACCGCCACTACCCGCAGCGCATCCTGCGGGAGCTGGCTCCCCGTTATCTCACCTGGGGAGGCGGCAGCTGTGTGGACTAGCCTGCTGAAAAACCTGCCGTGGCGCAGTCTGCTGCTGGCGGTAGTCATAAACGCCTTTCTGATTGGGCTTTATTACCTGGGCTACCGGAGTGGGCATGAAAATGCCTCACGTGATGGAGATAAGGCGATAAGCCAGCTGCAGTCAGCGTTCGATACGTACAAAGCGGAGCAGGCAACGCGTGAGAACGCTGCGCTGAAGGCCTGGGCACAGCGTTATCAGGAACAGGTTGCAACCGGGCACCAAGCAGAAGCCGGTTACCTGGAGCAGATAGCCCGGCTGGAGAGCCGGAACCAACAACTACAGAGGCAGGTTAACGATGTCACACAGCGCTGGATTGATGAAAAAGGTAAGAGCCATCCCATTGAGTGCGTGTTTACTCGCGGTTTCGTGCGCCAGTACAACGCCGCACTCGGGTATGACGACGCATCCGTCGACACCGGTCATTCAGACACAACTGCCGCCGCTGGCACCGGCACTGGCGCAGCGCCCGGGCAGCCTGAAACCACTGGTGCCTGGTTACGCGACTCAGGCGTCACCCAGCGTGACGTCCTCGCCAACATCATCGACAACGCGAAGCAGTGCCGCATCTGGCGCAGCCAGATAAACCGGCTGCTGGACGAACGGGAAGGATTACAGAAATGACGTTGCAGGTTGAATTCTGGACGGTGGTGGGTTTTCTCATCACCTTCATGAGCTTTGTCGGTGGTATTGCGAAGTGGCTGTTCAGCAAGGCGGAGGAGCGTCAGGCGGCGCGTTTCGCCTCCCTTGAACAGTCGCTGCAACAGTCCACCTCTAACTGGGGTGAACTGGAGAAAGAGTTCATGCGCTTCCGGGCTGAACTGCCCCTGAACTACGTCCGCCGCGAGGACTACATCCGGGGACAGACGGTCATCGAGGCCAAGCTGGACGCGCTCTATAACAAACTGGAAGTGGTACAGGGGTACCGCCATACAGGAGGTCACAATGGTTGATATCGCCCGCGTGCGCCGGGAGTCCCTGCGCTGGAGTCTGCTGGTTGCCCTGAACAAAACCCGTCCGTATACCGCCAGCGAAACGCTGCTGCTGGACGTGGCCCTCGCCATCTACCCGGATACCACGCCGCTGGAGCTGCGCCGGGAGCTGGATTATCTGTCAGACCGCAGGATGGTTGATCTGGAGAAGAAGCCCTCCGGCGACTGGTTTGCTGACCTGACCCGCCTTGGCGTTGACCTGGTGGAATACACCGTGGAATGCGGCCCCGGCATCGCCCGCCCGGAAAAGTACTGGAGTGAATGATGGCCAGACGCAGCACGATAGAAAAGCTGCCGGAAGACGTGCGTCGCTGGCTGGAGCGGGCGCTGACTGAATCCGGCTTCAGCGGGTATACCGAGCTGGAGTCCCTGCTGCGTGAGCAGGGGTATGTCATCAGCAAATCCGCCATTCATCGCTATGGCCAGAAGATTGAGCGCCGCTATGGTGCCATCCGGGCGGCCACAGAAGCAGCCCGGATGCTGACCGAGGGTGCGGCTGACGATCAGGATGCGCGTTCGGAGGCGGTGATCGCCCTGATTCAGACCGAGCTGTTCGAGAGCATTGTCCAGTTGCAGGAAGCGGAAGAAGGCGACGTCGACCCCAAAGAGCGCGTGGCGCTGCTGTCAAAGGTGGCGAAGAACGTGGCCACGCTGTCCCGCGCGTCCGTCAACCTGAAGAAGTTCCAGACTGAAGTCCGCGCCAGAGCGCAACAGGCGGCCAGCAACGCCGAGAAAATTGCCCGCAAGGGTGGCCTGTCAGCCGACGCGGTACAGGCGCTGCGCCGTGAAATTCTGGGGATTGCCACATGAGTCAGCTTGCGCCAGTAATACCCGATACCTCCGGTTATGACGCGCCTCCCGTTCTGCTGCCCTACCAGCAGCGTTGGGTGGCTGATACATCGCCGTTCAAGGTTATGGAGAAAAGTCGCCGTACCGGTATCACCTGGGCTGAAGCCTCCGATAACGTGCTGACCGCCGCATCCTCGGCAGCTGCGGGCGGGATGAACGTGTATTACATCGCCTATAACCAGGACATGACCGTTGAATATATCCAGGCCTGTGCCATGTGGGCGCGGGCGTTCAACTATGCCGCCAGCGAAATCGAAGAAGGCTTCTGGGAAGAGGAGGAAGAAGACAAACACATCAAGACCTACACCATCAAGTTTCCCGACTCCAGCTTCCGTGTTGTCGCGCTTTCCAGCCGCCCGTCTAACCTGCGTGGCCGTCAGGGCGTTATCGTCATTGATGAAGCCGCATTCCATGAGCAACTGAAAGAGCTGCTGAAAGCGGCAATGGCGATGCTGATCTGGGGCGGTAAGGTGCGGGTTATCTCCACCCATGACGGTGATGACAATGAATTTAACACGACGATCACCGACATCCGCGCCGGGCGTCAGGGCGGTAGCGTACAACGCATCACCTTCAAAGAAGCCGTGGCCGAAGGGCTGTTCCACCGCGTCTGTCTGCGCACCGGGCAGGAATGGACGGAGGCCGCTGAACAGGCGTGGATGGCGTCGGTGTACAAATTCTACGGTGCCGGTGCATCCGAGGAGCTTGACTGTATCCCGGCCAACGGAAGCGGCGCCTGGCTGTCCCGTGCCCTGATTGAGTCCCGCATGTCCGCTGATACGCCGGTGTTGCGTCTGACCTGTCCGGAGGGCTACGAGCTGTTGCCTGACGAGGTGCGCTGGAGCGAGACGCAGGACTGGCTGGACACACATCTGAAGCCGCTGCTGGAGGCACTACCCGCTGATGCCCGCTCTTTCCTGGGGCGCGACTTTGGTCGCAGCGGTGATCTGTCGGTGGACTATCCCCTGCTGCAGGAGAAAAACCTGGTACGCCGGGTGCCGTTCGTGATGGAGCTGCGCAACGTGCCGTTCAAACAGCAGGAGCAAATCACCTGGTATCTGATGGACGGCCTGCCCGGCCTGCTGGGTGCCGCGTTCGACGCTCGTGGCAACGGCGCTTACCTTGCTGAATATGCCATGCAGCGCTATGGCTCCAGCCGGGTTAAGCAGGTGATGCCAACCGAGGGCTGGTACCGGGAGCATATGCCGCCGGTTAAAGCTGCGCTGGAAGACGGTAACCTGGTGGATTTACCAAAGGATGAAGACACGCTGGACGATCTGCGGGCCGTACAGGTGGTAAACGGCGTCCCCCGCGTACCGGAACAGCGCTCAAAAGCCAAATCTGACGGCGGTAAACGCCACGGTGACTCCGCCATTGCAGTGGCACTGGCCTGGTTTGCCAGCCGTGAAATTAACAAAGGGCCGGTGAAGGCGAGTTCGCGCCGTCGCCGCCAGTCTGCCCGTATGCTGGAGGGATACTGATGGCCAGAGGTCTCTGGGTTTCACCCAGTGAGTTCGTCAAATTTGCTGAACCCACTAAAACACTGACGGAGCAGATTGCCTCGCGCAGCCGTTCCATCGACTTCTTCGGGCTGGGGATGTACCTGCCCAACCCCGACCCTATTCTCAAGTCTCAGGGCCGCGATATCCGTATCTATCGCGAGCTGCGTACCGACCCGCTGGTCGGTGGCTGTATCCGCAGGCGTAAGGCGGCGGTTAAATCGCTGGAGCGGGGTCTGGAGCGTGGCCATGCCCCAGCGCGGGTATTCAGCTTCATCCGGGATATGCTCGACGATCTGGATATCTCCCGCATTATCGGCGAGATGACCGACGCCGTTCTCTACGGATATCAGCCCTGCGAAATCATGTGGGGCCGCTCTGTAAAGTCCTGGGCTATCGCTGATATCGTGGGGAAACCGCCCGAATGGTTCCAGTTCGACAATGACAACCTGCTGCGCTTTCGTGCTAAAGACGCCGGGCTGGAAGGCGAGCCGGTACCGCTGAACAAGTTCGTGGTACCGCGTCAGGATGCGACCTACGACAACCCGTATGGCTTCCCTGATTTGTCGATGTGCTTCTGGCCCGTGACCTTCAAAAAAGGCGGCATGAAGTTCTGGGTGCGCTTTGCCGAGAAATACGGCTCACCGTGGGTTATCGGCAAGCATCCGCGCGGTACCGCTCAGGGTGAGATTGACCTGCTGCTGGATTCCATGGAGGCAATGGTGGAAGACGCGGTGGCGGCCATCCCCGATGATTCCTCCATCGAAATCAAGGAGGCCGCAGGCAAAGCGGACAGTAGCGATATTTATCAGAACCTGATTACGCTGGCCCGCAGTGAAATCTCCATCGCCCTGCTGGGGCAGAACCAGACCACCGAGGCCAACAGTAACCGCGCCTCCGCGCAGGCCGGGCTGGAGGTTACGGATGATATCCGAGACGCGGATGCCGATATTGTGGAAAGCGCGGTGAATCAGGCCATCAAAATGGCGGTGTCGCTGAACTTCGGGGATGTGGCCAGCCCCGTCTGGAAGATGTGGGAGCAGGGAACGGTTGACGATACCCAGGCGACCCGCGACGAGAAGCTCAGCCGCGCCGGTGTGGTCTTCACCCCGCAATACTTCAAGCGCGAGTACCAGCTCCAGGACGGGGATATTGACGAAACACCCCCGTCAGAACGCCAGAATAACGGACTGCCACTGTCGTTCGCCGAGGCGGTGGATGCCGATATTCAGGCTCAGCAGGCCCTGGACGACGCGTTGGATATTCTGATGAACGGAGGCTCGTTAAACGGCACGCTGGAGCCGGTACTGGCACCGTTGTTTAAGCGGGTTGAAAACGGCGTCAACCCGTCTGAGCTGCTGGGCGAACTGGCCGAGCTGTACCCGCAGATGAACGCTGAAGATCTGCAGGAGCGGCTGGCCAGGGTTATCTTTGTTGCAAGTCTCTGGGGGCGTCTGCATGAGCGTAACCACGACTGAACTGGCCTACTGCATGACATTACCCCCAAAGCGGGCTATCGCTTACCTGCGATCAAAGGGCTACAAAATCACCTGGGACTGGGAGGAAATGTGGCAGGATGCCCATGCCCGCGCCTTTACCGTCGCCAAAGTGACCCGTCTGGATATCCTAGAAGATATTCGCGGGGCACTGCAGCAGGCTGTCGATGAAGGAAAAACAGGCCGCTGGTTCCGGCAGGAGCTGGAGCCGGAGCTGCAGCGTAAGGGATGGTGGGGGCCACGTGACACCACCGACCCGGTAACGGGCGAGCCGGTCACCATCCAGCAGGGCAGCCCGTGGCGGCTCGACACCATCTTTCGCACCAATATGTCCGTACTCTACAGCGCCGGTCGCTGGGCTGAGCAGATGGAGAACGTCGACGACAGGCCGTACTGGATGTATACCGGCATCAACGACAGCCATACCCGCAAGAGCCATCTGGCGCTGCATGGTCTGGTACTGCGCTATGATGACCCGTTCTGGCAGGCGTTCTACCCACCGAACGGCTGGCGCTGTCGCTGCGGGGTGATTGCTCTGAGTGCAGCGGAGGTTCACGCCCGTGGTCTGAAGGTCGTGAACTCCAGCAATGCTATGGGGTGGGAGCTGAA is drawn from Citrobacter rodentium NBRC 105723 = DSM 16636 and contains these coding sequences:
- a CDS encoding terminase large subunit domain-containing protein; amino-acid sequence: MSQLAPVIPDTSGYDAPPVLLPYQQRWVADTSPFKVMEKSRRTGITWAEASDNVLTAASSAAAGGMNVYYIAYNQDMTVEYIQACAMWARAFNYAASEIEEGFWEEEEEDKHIKTYTIKFPDSSFRVVALSSRPSNLRGRQGVIVIDEAAFHEQLKELLKAAMAMLIWGGKVRVISTHDGDDNEFNTTITDIRAGRQGGSVQRITFKEAVAEGLFHRVCLRTGQEWTEAAEQAWMASVYKFYGAGASEELDCIPANGSGAWLSRALIESRMSADTPVLRLTCPEGYELLPDEVRWSETQDWLDTHLKPLLEALPADARSFLGRDFGRSGDLSVDYPLLQEKNLVRRVPFVMELRNVPFKQQEQITWYLMDGLPGLLGAAFDARGNGAYLAEYAMQRYGSSRVKQVMPTEGWYREHMPPVKAALEDGNLVDLPKDEDTLDDLRAVQVVNGVPRVPEQRSKAKSDGGKRHGDSAIAVALAWFASREINKGPVKASSRRRRQSARMLEGY
- a CDS encoding DUF3486 family protein translates to MARRSTIEKLPEDVRRWLERALTESGFSGYTELESLLREQGYVISKSAIHRYGQKIERRYGAIRAATEAARMLTEGAADDQDARSEAVIALIQTELFESIVQLQEAEEGDVDPKERVALLSKVAKNVATLSRASVNLKKFQTEVRARAQQAASNAEKIARKGGLSADAVQALRREILGIAT
- a CDS encoding phage minor head protein is translated as MSVTTTELAYCMTLPPKRAIAYLRSKGYKITWDWEEMWQDAHARAFTVAKVTRLDILEDIRGALQQAVDEGKTGRWFRQELEPELQRKGWWGPRDTTDPVTGEPVTIQQGSPWRLDTIFRTNMSVLYSAGRWAEQMENVDDRPYWMYTGINDSHTRKSHLALHGLVLRYDDPFWQAFYPPNGWRCRCGVIALSAAEVHARGLKVVNSSNAMGWELKLVSEKTGEMQNVATFNTGTTKVATDVGWSYAPGAAYRPDLARYQGTLKPLAQQELRG
- a CDS encoding DUF935 domain-containing protein, which translates into the protein MARGLWVSPSEFVKFAEPTKTLTEQIASRSRSIDFFGLGMYLPNPDPILKSQGRDIRIYRELRTDPLVGGCIRRRKAAVKSLERGLERGHAPARVFSFIRDMLDDLDISRIIGEMTDAVLYGYQPCEIMWGRSVKSWAIADIVGKPPEWFQFDNDNLLRFRAKDAGLEGEPVPLNKFVVPRQDATYDNPYGFPDLSMCFWPVTFKKGGMKFWVRFAEKYGSPWVIGKHPRGTAQGEIDLLLDSMEAMVEDAVAAIPDDSSIEIKEAAGKADSSDIYQNLITLARSEISIALLGQNQTTEANSNRASAQAGLEVTDDIRDADADIVESAVNQAIKMAVSLNFGDVASPVWKMWEQGTVDDTQATRDEKLSRAGVVFTPQYFKREYQLQDGDIDETPPSERQNNGLPLSFAEAVDADIQAQQALDDALDILMNGGSLNGTLEPVLAPLFKRVENGVNPSELLGELAELYPQMNAEDLQERLARVIFVASLWGRLHERNHD